The Xylocopa sonorina isolate GNS202 chromosome 5, iyXylSono1_principal, whole genome shotgun sequence genome segment TTGTTTGTTGTGAAATACCTCAATATACAAAGATTTCTTGGATACTAGTTCTATATTTTTATTACTAATAGTTTTCCAACAGAAAGGAGATTTGTTTAATTATTGAAATTTATTGACAGGCAAGGAGAATTCAACAGGCAGGTGCTATTGCTGGAATAGTGTTGGATAATGTTGATGGTTCTAGTGCTGCAACTTCACCTATGTTTGCAATGTCAAGAGATGGAAAAGAAGTGGATGATATAACTATTCCAGTAGTATTTTTGTTCAGTATGGAGGCGTCCGAGTTACTAAAAGCAATTACTATGGCGAACAATGATCTTACAGTCACCCTTGGTacaatatcatattttatattCTAAAAATGTAACATTTGAAGGATTGGATGGTGAAAAACGCGAgagttcatttttaaaaattttatttgaaacatttgaaaaaaataatataGGAAACAAGAAACCTTGATtttcatttctttcttttttttttttttacgataaCACGGATTATTTCCGATCGTTATAGATTTAAACATTTGAAATTGTTTCATAATTTACAGGAaatttcttttcaaaagaagaaGTACAACTGAAAGCGCCCACTGATTTATCAGTTTTCGAGCGATGGAAGGGATCGTTAAAATCTTTTCTTACGCAACAAATGACACCACAGGTCTGTATTCCTTGGTGTTTTGcagtaattttcattgaatacgTTCTGCTTTGGATTTTAATTCATATGAAGCGATATTAACTCACAGATGTATTACTTAAACGTGAGTTATAAGAGCGCGTATTTTATCATTTGGAAAATATTTCCATATCTAGAATTTGTAATATTTATATTGAAATGATGTAGATATTTTTATTTGCATTTAACGTTACATAATGTAAActgttatatatttttatatttcctaaaaaattaaacttttgatttttatatttctatattcttattacatttctaTTATATTCTGATATTTCCTTCGTTATGTTATTATAAATTAGTTTAAGAATGCATTTCTTGCAATAACTGTATTTCCGATTgctaattaatatatttatttgaagttatatatatatttttttttcattttgctTCATATAATTGTAAAATGAAACTAAAAATCGAGAGATATTTTTTTATGACAGACATCTCCAAGCAGTGGGACAAGTTTGGACACGGTTCCTGAGGTTAAGCATGAAGAAGATGAAAAAGACACAATTGTTTTGTATAATCTACGTGCTGAAATAATCAAAGATTCACTCGGTGGGGAAGTAAGAATAACACCAGAGTGGTATATAACTTTTGTATTTACGAAAAAATCGGAGGATACAGTGTTAACAGAAAAAGAGTGGCGGCAATTAAAAGAAGTTTTCATCAATTACATATATTTGGACGTGAAACAAAAATCAGGCTTACAAATCAGAAGTTTTATATTGGAAGGTTATTACAATTGGGTAATGCGGTCACGAGATAGTGGTCGTGATGTATCGAAAGTATCTTTGCGGGATAAAGTTTCGTGGTTCCTAAAAGAATTAGTTGAAGTTGCACCGAAATCATCCATAATGAAAATGGATCAATTAATGGATTCTAATAAACAAAAATTGTTGAAGCAATATTTATTAACAAAAATGGACATAATGATTTTAAATATGAAAACGGTTACAACGATGCTGAAATCAATGCGATCTGTGAGTCCAAATGCTGAACAACTGCTTAAATTTTCCGAATTGAACATTGCACAGACTGGTAATTATAAATTTTTAGGACAATTAATAGCAGATATTTTTGACACAGAAGATGAAGTTATTCTTGAGCATTTTGCCTTGTTAGATCATGTTTATAAAGCTGTGCATAGTGAATATCATGAGATATTAGCTAATCATATACAAGAAAATTTAGAAAAACCAGTGTTAGATAAAAATTCTTATTACGATGCTGTAATTGATAATTGGAAAAAAGATTTAAAAAATTTCGAAAAATTGGCTATACTGAAGAAAACCAAAGGCCAAGATTCCACGATCGCAGAATTTATGatagataataatgaaagtaCTAAAACAGAAATTACGTCTAAAAACGTTTTAAAGATATCAAAAAAGAACGAGGACATTAAAGGTGGCAAATTTGAGGACTTCGAATATTTTGTATTAACAGAAATAGGGAAATTCGTAAAAAATTCGGAACAAAACACTGTTCGAAAGCATCAAGAGCATATTGATATTTCAACGGATACAGTAGAGAATACGAATAAAGAAGCGGAAAATTCGAATAAAGTAGTTTTAAATGATTCTTCTCAAAATCAAACTAAAGCcgataaattaaaaaatcgaataaaataccaAATTGAATTTATCAAAAATAAAATCGAAGAATTTGCGAAAGATATAGACTCTCTGACGGACTTTACTAAAGTTGCAAATTCTTTAGAGGGTTTACAGTCGAAGAGCATAGAATTTCAGGAAACGATTGCTAATAATGACAGTGCTGATAAACAAACACACGAAGAATCCTTATTAAGTGATAATGAGTTTGAGGTAACGGATATACAATCGAGTTCTCCGGGCATAAAAACGATAGAAATAGACAAACGTGAAACATTAAGGAAGATtcaattagaaacagtggattcagGATATAATCACGAGAGTAATCCAAATACTGATCATCCTATTCATTTAGAttcgaataataataaaattgtatcttCTAAACTGCCTGAAGAACATAAAAGTCAGATGTTGATATCTGAAAAAAAAGACAATGAGAATTCTGTTAATGTTCAACAAAAAAATATAGAAAGCTTAAATTATAATTCCCTAGACGAAAGTAAAAAGGAAAATAGTCAAAACTGTGCAAacgatattaaaaataaaaaagtcGATGTACAGAAACGCAAGGGTAAACATATCGACGATGAATTATAATGAAAGTGATTTCAAGCTTTTAAGACAGAGTATACAGTATAAAAAACAAGTTGAATACACTTTTGAATGCAATGTAAACCTGGTAATCCTATTCACACTGCATTTGATACTTTTGCACTAAACTGAAATGTGTATGCAGTGAGCTTTAACGTTTTTATATGTACGTAAAATTGTTATAAGGAAAAATTTTAGTTATTTAATAAGAGATCCGGTATACCGACCAGACTATATTCCCAGAACAattctaaataataatattaaactgGTGCTTACAAAAGAAtccaattttatttattattcgaaataaaatagggaaaacataaacaaatttgtataatacatatacatacatataaataGCCTGCACAAGATATTTATCCTAATTAGATAGTgataaaatattgtgttgaggcTCTAATGAATGTACATTTCATTTAAATATAGTATATTTCTTGTGCACACAACAGTACGAATGATAACATATTACCTTCTGCTCAGGTAGAGAAATACAAtatcattttttcttttctcataTTTTTGTGCtccaaatatacatatatatatatatatatatatatatatatatatatatatatatatatatatatatatgtgccaTGTGCTATGCCATGAGTAATAATGTAAataaattcacaaatttcagtgaataacaaatactgTAATGCTTGTTTACAGTGTAACTGTACACTTGCATCGTGAACAAAAACATAGATAATTATCAATGATTTAAAATTACAGATAAATGTGTAAAAAATTACATCTTTACAATGAAAGAAAACAGCACTACTCTGGCTATTTAAAAATGTGTTACATTCTGTTAAGGcaaaaaataatgtaaatatataaaaatcaaTAATACACCTTTTTAAAAGTTCTTTACAAAACTTGATATTACCTTAAGATGTACTTGATAATTGGAAAAGTATTGCTGAGATAGATTTTTAATTCATTGATACTGAATTAGTGTCAtacaaatattttttcattaaaaACTGTTTATTATTCTAtgctttatatatgtatataaaattGTACAAAATACCAATGTATATATACATGTCACATGATACATAGCAAAATTAATGACAATGAAAAtggtaatatatttaaattctattgtttACATATTTGTTACTGCTTATTAGATGCAGCTTTTGACACATTATGAATTTATAAAAATTGTATTACCACGCACATATAAACATACATTCtgtgaaataattaaatttagaaatatgaaaaaaattgcaatgcaGACAAAATTTGCAATGTAAAATTTTAAATTTATTGTGTGCCATATTAAATGCACAAGAAATACATATTATTTTGAACCAAATAAATTTAGGATATATTTATATATCCTACATACGTATACTTGAATTAATCTTATAGAATGTAACTTTGATTTTCTTGTAAATGTAAATATTACATAAATAAGTATATGAAGTATATAAGTCTGTGTTCTACGATTATCATGTAAAAGTTTGTATAATGAATGCCAAAATGGACATTGCAAAGTTTATTGTATATTAAACTAGTTACTATTTTACATAGATCGGTGGTCTGTACATACATCAACCTATATACATAtgcatatatttatacatacatatatgtgatttatttgttatttattacATGGAAATGAAAGAGAAAAACAAACATATGTACAATATTATTATAAGTATGTTGAAAGTTTTTGGTACAGGAATAGAACGTGGTATCTAAATAAAAAAGTAAATAAAATTACTGTTACAAAGAAGAGAAATTTGTTTCATAAGTGTAATATTTAAAAAAGATATTTTTATGTAAACATATATCTTATTTTAATTCTACTGTTTCTTTTTCACAGAATAGGATTTGCTGGAATTATCTCAGAATAAAAAACTATTATAGtgtaattgaaaatattttatgaaagaaatattttatatacTATTTTTAGATGAATCATTTATACATAGATTGTATTTTTTAATTGCgattaatataattaaaaaattatgcaTTGTAACTTTATATTAAGCCGCTTT includes the following:
- the Edem2 gene encoding ER degradation enhancer, mannosidase alpha-like 2 isoform X1, yielding MACDSLIWRLIMFGCSIQALLAVSEDERSEYMSKEEREALKEEAKDMFCHAYNAYMDNAYPADELMPLSCKGRYRGSEPNRGDIDSTLGNFSLTLVDTLDTLVVLGDLEEFERAVKLVIRDVSFDTDVIVSLFETNIRMLGGLLSGHILAEYLQQRANIMPWYRGELLNLAKDLGYRFLPAFNTTTGIPYGRINLKYGMKGVPLEVSRETCTACAGSMILEMAALSRLTGEPIFEEKAQKAMDVLWRMRHRGTDLMGSVLNVHSGDWVRRDSGVGAGIDSYYEYCLKAYILLGDEKYLGRFNKHYQAVMKYVSQGPMLLDVHMHRPNTNSKNFMDALLAFWPGLQVLKGDIKPAVETHEMLYQVMQRHNFIPEAFTTDFQVHWGHHPLRPEFLESTYFLYRATGDHYYLGVGRKVLKSLQTYARVPCGYAAVSDVRTNKHDDTMDSFVLSETFKYLFLLFAEPGELLLDLDEFIFTTEGHLLPLTLASIRTNISSQDFERDIVHVDEMDRTCPNSLHLFPASVRQPLRNMVEDMYPRRAIKRRLSATQFQANNLEHLKLLSDMGITTLTMADGSVQLLHTFSNAKTPQDLEEGLLFMQEMVEISKLQSQQIEPKRQAVTFVKPHTNPPQIITLLAGPAHFGLELQGLNKVTGKVVFAFPTSACIDLQDPGTLVGKIAIIVRGDCMFIEKARRIQQAGAIAGIVLDNVDGSSAATSPMFAMSRDGKEVDDITIPVVFLFSMEASELLKAITMANNDLTVTLGNFFSKEEVQLKAPTDLSVFERWKGSLKSFLTQQMTPQTSPSSGTSLDTVPEVKHEEDEKDTIVLYNLRAEIIKDSLGGEVRITPEWYITFVFTKKSEDTVLTEKEWRQLKEVFINYIYLDVKQKSGLQIRSFILEGYYNWVMRSRDSGRDVSKVSLRDKVSWFLKELVEVAPKSSIMKMDQLMDSNKQKLLKQYLLTKMDIMILNMKTVTTMLKSMRSVSPNAEQLLKFSELNIAQTGNYKFLGQLIADIFDTEDEVILEHFALLDHVYKAVHSEYHEILANHIQENLEKPVLDKNSYYDAVIDNWKKDLKNFEKLAILKKTKGQDSTIAEFMIDNNESTKTEITSKNVLKISKKNEDIKGGKFEDFEYFVLTEIGKFVKNSEQNTVRKHQEHIDISTDTVENTNKEAENSNKVVLNDSSQNQTKADKLKNRIKYQIEFIKNKIEEFAKDIDSLTDFTKVANSLEGLQSKSIEFQETIANNDSADKQTHEESLLSDNEFEVTDIQSSSPGIKTIEIDKRETLRKIQLETVDSGYNHESNPNTDHPIHLDSNNNKIVSSKLPEEHKSQMLISEKKDNENSVNVQQKNIESLNYNSLDESKKENSQNCANDIKNKKVDVQKRKGKHIDDEL
- the Edem2 gene encoding ER degradation enhancer, mannosidase alpha-like 2 isoform X2, with product MACDSLIWRLIMFGCSIQALLAVSEDERSEYMSKEEREALKEEAKDMFCHAYNAYMDNAYPADELMPLSCKGRYRGSEPNRGDIDSTLGNFSLTLVDTLDTLVVLGDLEEFERAVKLVIRDVSFDTDVIVSLFETNIRMLGGLLSGHILAEYLQQRANIMPWYRGELLNLAKDLGYRFLPAFNTTTGIPYGRINLKYGMKGVPLEVSRETCTACAGSMILEMAALSRLTGEPIFEEKAQKAMDVLWRMRHRGTDLMGSVLNVHSGDWVRRDSGVGAGIDSYYEYCLKAYILLGDEKYLGRFNKHYQAVMKYVSQGPMLLDVHMHRPNTNSKNFMDALLAFWPGLQVLKGDIKPAVETHEMLYQVMQRHNFIPEAFTTDFQVHWGHHPLRPEFLESTYFLYRATGDHYYLGVGRKVLKSLQTYARVPCGYAAVSDVRTNKHDDTMDSFVLSETFKYLFLLFAEPGELLLDLDEFIFTTEGHLLPLTLASIRTNISSQDFERDIVHVDEMDRTCPNSLHLFPASVRQPLRNMVEDMYPRRAIKRRLSATQFQAKTPQDLEEGLLFMQEMVEISKLQSQQIEPKRQAVTFVKPHTNPPQIITLLAGPAHFGLELQGLNKVTGKVVFAFPTSACIDLQDPGTLVGKIAIIVRGDCMFIEKARRIQQAGAIAGIVLDNVDGSSAATSPMFAMSRDGKEVDDITIPVVFLFSMEASELLKAITMANNDLTVTLGNFFSKEEVQLKAPTDLSVFERWKGSLKSFLTQQMTPQTSPSSGTSLDTVPEVKHEEDEKDTIVLYNLRAEIIKDSLGGEVRITPEWYITFVFTKKSEDTVLTEKEWRQLKEVFINYIYLDVKQKSGLQIRSFILEGYYNWVMRSRDSGRDVSKVSLRDKVSWFLKELVEVAPKSSIMKMDQLMDSNKQKLLKQYLLTKMDIMILNMKTVTTMLKSMRSVSPNAEQLLKFSELNIAQTGNYKFLGQLIADIFDTEDEVILEHFALLDHVYKAVHSEYHEILANHIQENLEKPVLDKNSYYDAVIDNWKKDLKNFEKLAILKKTKGQDSTIAEFMIDNNESTKTEITSKNVLKISKKNEDIKGGKFEDFEYFVLTEIGKFVKNSEQNTVRKHQEHIDISTDTVENTNKEAENSNKVVLNDSSQNQTKADKLKNRIKYQIEFIKNKIEEFAKDIDSLTDFTKVANSLEGLQSKSIEFQETIANNDSADKQTHEESLLSDNEFEVTDIQSSSPGIKTIEIDKRETLRKIQLETVDSGYNHESNPNTDHPIHLDSNNNKIVSSKLPEEHKSQMLISEKKDNENSVNVQQKNIESLNYNSLDESKKENSQNCANDIKNKKVDVQKRKGKHIDDEL